One Deinococcus multiflagellatus DNA window includes the following coding sequences:
- a CDS encoding NADH-quinone oxidoreductase subunit N, whose translation MLTPPDVAFLPLLPILLVLAGAISSTLLGFWVSRRTLTFINLGATVFSALSLGWLWNRGLTAFGGSLIADNAALLLAFVVLVGTLMTLLVSLDTAWRARVSFPEFDAMLMYAVTGCLLIAFSGDLIVMLIGLEIMSLSGYVLATLQGSRRAEEAGLKYFLLGAAGSAVLIYGLAFVYGATGSLNYAAIAERVGSVQGLQPQNVGILVGGALLLLCGFAFKVALAPFHQWTPDVYGGAPTSVSLFLSTVVKVAAFAGMLRVFAGALADAPGWHSVMQILIAATLIVGNLAALRQTNFKRLLAYSAVAHTGFLAMALLGTPQMGGAALSYYLLVYTLMTAAALAVVAALQRSEAGFQISDLRGLYYRHPGYAVCLAICLASLAGLPPFAGFFGKYLVFQAAFQNGYVWLSVLAALTSVAALVYYLRPAMLLFMPDRTPAREYAHGQRPATTLAVALGVAGVTVLGLLPNLWYGWGASPFIWTLLAGR comes from the coding sequence ATGCTCACGCCCCCCGATGTCGCCTTTTTGCCGCTGCTGCCCATCCTGCTGGTGCTGGCCGGCGCTATTTCCAGCACCCTGCTGGGCTTCTGGGTCAGCCGGCGCACGCTGACGTTTATTAACCTGGGCGCCACGGTGTTTTCGGCCCTCAGCCTGGGCTGGCTGTGGAACCGGGGCCTGACCGCGTTCGGCGGCAGCCTGATCGCCGATAACGCCGCGCTGCTGCTGGCCTTTGTGGTGCTGGTGGGCACCCTGATGACCCTGCTGGTGTCGCTGGACACCGCGTGGCGCGCCCGGGTGTCGTTCCCCGAATTCGACGCCATGCTGATGTACGCCGTGACCGGCTGCCTGCTGATCGCCTTTTCCGGCGACCTGATCGTGATGCTCATTGGCCTGGAGATCATGAGCCTGTCGGGCTACGTGCTGGCGACCCTGCAGGGCTCGCGCCGCGCCGAGGAAGCGGGCCTGAAGTATTTCCTGCTGGGCGCCGCCGGCAGCGCCGTGCTGATCTACGGGCTGGCCTTTGTGTACGGGGCCACCGGCAGCCTGAACTACGCCGCCATTGCCGAGCGCGTGGGTTCGGTGCAGGGGCTGCAGCCCCAGAACGTGGGGATTCTGGTGGGCGGGGCGTTGCTGCTGCTGTGCGGCTTTGCCTTCAAGGTGGCGCTGGCGCCCTTTCACCAGTGGACGCCCGATGTGTACGGCGGCGCGCCCACCAGCGTCAGCCTGTTTCTCAGTACGGTGGTGAAGGTGGCGGCCTTTGCGGGGATGCTGCGCGTGTTTGCCGGCGCCCTGGCCGACGCCCCGGGCTGGCACTCGGTGATGCAGATCCTGATTGCCGCCACGCTGATCGTGGGGAATCTGGCCGCGCTGCGCCAGACCAACTTCAAGCGCCTGCTGGCCTACTCGGCGGTGGCGCACACGGGCTTTCTGGCGATGGCGCTGCTGGGCACGCCGCAGATGGGCGGCGCGGCCCTCAGCTACTACCTGCTGGTCTACACCCTGATGACGGCCGCCGCCCTGGCCGTGGTGGCCGCCCTGCAACGCAGCGAGGCCGGCTTCCAGATCAGCGATCTGCGCGGGCTGTACTACCGCCACCCGGGCTACGCGGTCTGCCTCGCCATCTGCCTCGCCTCGCTGGCGGGCCTGCCGCCCTTTGCGGGGTTCTTTGGCAAGTATCTGGTGTTCCAGGCCGCCTTCCAGAACGGCTACGTGTGGCTGAGCGTGCTGGCCGCCCTGACCAGTGTGGCCGCGCTGGTGTACTACCTGCGCCCGGCCATGCTGCTGTTCATGCCGGACCGCACCCCAGCGCGCGAATACGCCCACGGCCAGCGCCCGGCCACCACCCTGGCGGTGGCCCTGGGCGTGGCGGGCGTGACCGTGCTGGGCCTGCTGCCCAACCTGTGGTACGGCTGGGGCGCCTCGCCCTTTATCTGGACCCTGCTGGCTGGCCGGTAA